The window TTCGTCCCGGGTGTCGTCGAACAGGAGACCAAGGGGGAGTGGTATCTGCGGCAGATTCTGGGCGCGGCGAATTTCAAGGCGGGCCGGATCCTGTCGTTCGCCAGCGGCAACCTGTGCTACCAGATCGAACACCATCTCTTCCCCGATCTACCGAGCAATCGTTACGCGCAGATCGCGGGCCGGGTGCGGGTGATCTGCGACAGGTACGGACTGTCCTACACCACCGGTTCGCTTGCGCGCCAGTACTTTCTGACATTGCGCACGATTCACAAACTCGCGTTTCCGGACCGGTTCCTCAGGGCCACGAGTGACGACGCGCCGGAGACTGCTTCGGAGAGAAAGTTTCTCGGTTCCACGGCAGGGCTGGCGTAACCACCCCCTGCGGAGCAAAGCAGCGTACGTTGGAGGTATCGGGCAGCTCGATTGCGAGTGAACAGGCCTGACTTCAGAAGGAAAATCATGATGGCTTCGCCACAATCATTCCGGACTCCGTACGAAAAGCGCGTCGCGCTCGTGCAGGACACCATCAAGGACAATTCCAAGCTCGGCGATGAAGATGCCGGCAAGCTCGCAGTGCGCGTGCTGCATGTGCTGGACGCGATTCCCGAGAAGATGCGGTAGCGCCGACTCCTGCGAATGCTCGGAATGAAGGTGCATGACAATGACAGTCACGGTGACATTGCCTGACGGGCGAGTCGACGGATATATGAGATCCGGTGATTCCTACGTCAAACACGACGACGGCACGCTCGATGTGGTTCGTACCGGCGCCAGGCAGGCGTTCACGTATGCGGTCGGCGAGTGGACCGATGTCGACGGAGATGAGAAGCGGTGGAAGAAATCGCGTTTCTGGCGTTGAGCGCACCACGGCGCCCGTTCCCGGCCGGTTGATGTGTCGATCACCGAACAGTTGCTCGCGGCCGTCGACGGTCGCCGCGGAGTCGACGCCGCCGACCGGCTGTGCGAGGCGTGCGTGACACTTCTCGACGTCGATGCGGCGGCGATCTCCCTGGTGTTCGACGGCGCCAACTCCGGGACGCTGGGCTCGAGTAGCCCTCGTGCCAGGGACTGCGATGAGCTGCAGTTCGTCCTCGGCGAGGGGCCCTGTCTGGAGTCGGTGCAGCGACGTGCTCCCGTTCTGGTGACCGATCTGGCCGAACCGGCAGGACGGCGCTGGCCGCTGTACGGGCCGGCGATGCTGGGCAAGAGTATCCGCAGCGTCAGCGCGATGCCGGTCGTGGTCGCAGGAGAGTACGTCGGTGCGCTCGACCTTTTTCGGGTGGAGCCCGGGGCGCTGACCACTACGCAACTCAGTGGGGCGGCGGCGGCTGCCGAGCTGGCCGCGGTTCCGGTGCTCGACCTCCTCGACTCGGATCTGCAAGCCGCCATCGCAGAACCGGACAGCGACGCCTGGGCAGAGCTCAATGCGCTGTCCCGTGCCGAGGTCAGCCAGGCCACCGGCATGCTGGTCGCACAACTGGACGTGGAGCCTGCCGAGGCGCTGCTTCGACTGCGCGCCCACGCCTATGTGACCGGCAATCCGGCGTCCGAGGTTGCCCGCGACATCCTGGAGCGCAGACTGAACTTGGCCGTCGATTGATGTGCACCCGTGATTCTCAAGGAGGAGGGCGACGTGACTGAGCACGAGCGACAGACACAAGTCCTGGATGTGGTGGGGTCCTTCGTCGACCGCCTGCTCGTCGATTTCGACGTGGTGGACCTGCTCACCGAGCTGACGGAGAGCTGCGCAGAGCTGCTCGACGTGGCGGCCGCGGGTTTCCTGCTCGCCGACGCGTTCGGCAAGCTGAGCCTGCTGGCTGCCACAACCGAGCAGGCCCGGGACCTGGAGGTCCTCCAGCTGCAAGCCGAACAGGGCCCGTGCCTGGACTGCTACGCCACCGGCGAACCGATCTCGGTCGCCGATGTGCATTTTGCCGCGGCGCGGTGGCCGGTGTTCGTTCCGGCGGCAGTCGACGCCGGGTTTTCGGCAGTGCACGCCGTGCCGATGCGGGCGGCCGGCGACGTTCTGGGGACCTTCGGTCTGTTCGGTGTCCGGCCCGGCGAGCTCGCCGACGGCGACCGCCTGATCGCCCAGACGCTGGCCCACATCGCGTGTGTCGCCATCCTGCAGGAGCAGGCGCCGACACCGGCGACCATCATCCCGCAGCTGCGCAACGCCTTCAGCAGTCGCGTCGTGGTCGAGCAGGCGAAGGGCTTCCTCCGGGAGATCCTCGACGTGTCGATCGACGAGGCCTTCAAGGTTCTCCGAGGCTACTCACGTGCCCACGGGGAACACCTGACCGACGTCGCCCGCCGGTTGATGACAGACCGGTACACCCGGCCGGTGCTGGTCGCGGCGATCACCGAGTTCGCGGCCGGCTCACAGCGTTAAGGGCCCCTCCTGGCGCGGGCCCGGCGGACCGCCTCGTCCACCAGATGTTGAGCGACCTCGACGAGTTTGACGTTGTCGGTCTGGCTCAGGTGTTTGAGCCGGTCGAACGCCTCTTGTGCAGTGCCGCCCGAGCGGCTGCGGATGATCCCGACGGCCTGGTCGATCACCGCGCGGCTGCCCAAGGCCCGCTGGAGGCGTTCGGTTCGCTCGCGCGCGCCGGCCAGTAGGCGGGCGTTGTACACCGAAACCGCCGCAGGTACGGCGAAACGGGACCCCAACTCGACGGCGTGGTCGCCGAAAGCGTCGCGGGCGCGGGCGTACGCGTTGATCGCGCCGATGACGTCATCGTCGACGATCAGCGGCAACGACAGCGCCGAATGCACCGCCATCCGGGCCACCCGGCCGCCGAAGTGCGGCCACCGATTGTCACTGCCCAGTGAACCGCTGACGGAGACCCGGCCGGTGACCATGGCGGTGATGCACGGCCCCTCATGCAGCTCCTGGTACTGGATACGGTCGATGTCGGCGACGAAAGCATCGGTGGCGGCGCACATCTGAATCTGTGGGCCGGCGGGGCCCGGTTGCAGCAGCGCGATGCTCACCCCGTCGACGTCGGGGATGGCGTGACCGGCGAACTCGGCGACGTCGGCGAGCAGTTGCTCGACGGTGCGGGCACCGGCAACGAGGCCGGCGACGCCGGACATCCCCGCGTACAGGTCGATCTCGTCGGCCTCACGCTGTGAAGCCGACAGATCTACCTTCGGCGCCCGTCCGGGCTGCGCGTCGAAATCCGCCATCGTGTGCTATGACGGTACTCGCCTCAGCTGACCAGCGAGAGCGCGTGTGCGCGGCGCAGTTTTCCCGACGGTGTCTTCGGGATCGTGCCGGGTTCGAGCACCACGACGTTGCGGGGCCGGACGTCGACCTCGGCGAACACCTCATGGGCGACCTGGCGTTCGACACGACGCACCTCGACCTCGTCGTCGAAGTGTTTACTCTCCACCGCGACGGCGAACGACTCTCGTGACCGGCCCGCGTCCAGTCGCACGGCGACGGCGCATCCGGGTCGTACCCCCTCGACCCGGGACGCAGCGCGTTCGATGTCGGCGGGGAAGATGTTCCGGCCGGCCATGATGATGACGTCCTTGAGGCGCCCGCACACCACGACGTCGCCGTCCTCGGTGAGATAGCCGATGTCGCCTGTGTCGTACCAGCCCCGATCATCCTGTGCGGCAATGGATCCGGCAGCGGTGGTGTATCCCCTGGTGACGGACTGCCCGCGGACCTCGATGACGCCGACTCCGCGGGGCTGCAGCGCGGCGCCGTCCTCGTCGACGATCCGCATCTCCAGCCCGGCCAGGGGGCGCCCCAGGGCGACGAGGCGGCGGGTGTGCCCCTTGGCGGCAGGTACGGCACGGTGCAGAACGGCGAGCAGATCGGCGTCCACCTCGTCGACGACCATCCCGCCGCCGCACTCGGAGAACGACACCGCCACCGTCGTCTCGGCCATACCGTAGGCGGGGATCACCGCTTCGGGCCTGAGCCCGAACGGAGCGCCGGCGGCGCAGAGATCCTCGACGTCGTCGGGGTCGACCTGCTCGGCCCCCGACAACGCCCACCGCAGCGACGACAGATCGAACTCACCCGGGGTGGCCTGTCGGCGCAGTCTTCGGGCGAGCAGGTTGTAGGCGAAGTTCGGTGCGGCGGTCATGGTGCCGCGGTACTTGTGGATAAGCCTGGGCCACAACAGAATATCTCCCAGGAAGTCCATCGGCGTGATTTTGACGAGCTCGGCACCGAAGTACATCGGCACGGTCAGGTAGCCCGTCATGCCCATGTCGTGGAAGCACGGCAGCCAGCTGACGATCACATCGGTGTCGATGTCGAAATCGCAGCCGGCGGTCATGGCATCGGCGTTGGCGACGATGTTGGCGTGGGTGATCTGAACCGCCTTGGGCGACCCCGTGGAGCCGCTCGTCAACTGCATCAGCGCGATGTCGTCGTCACAGGTGTCGACGGGGTCGATCGGCTCGGCCGTCAGCAGGTCGGCGATGCTCAGCACGGTCATGCCCATCCCGCTCAGCAGCGGTGCGGCCGCCATGAACGGATCGGAGATGACCACAGCCGAGGCCGAGATCATGTCGATGACCGAGGTGGTCTCGTCGGCCCAGCGAATCAGATCGGTCCGCGGTGTCGGCTGGTGAACCATCGTCACGCTGGCGCCGCGCATCCAGACGCCCTGCGCGGCGGGGGCGATCTCCACCGGTGCGCCGGCAAGCATGGCGACGGCGTCTCCGTGTCCGACCCCGGCAGCCGCCAGTCCGCCGGCAATCCTGCGGGCGCGCTGGTGCACCTCTTCCCAGGTATGGCGGACCGGCGAGTGGGGCTCGCCGGTGTTGAGGCCCTTGCTGCTGCGGTGGGCGTTGGCGTACATGGTTTCGGTGAACTGGCTCATCGGCAGCCCTTCATGGCGTCGGTCCGCACAGATGGTGATCTGAACGAGGTGGCCCGCCCTGTGGTGCGGGGCCATCGGGAATGTGCGGAGACGGTGAAGAAAGCCGCGAGAACGCAGCCGCGGAAATCGTCTCTGACGTCGCAGCAGACCCGAGTGTGTCGCAACCGTGAATTGGCGGCTGACGTCGAGGTTGGCTCGGCGGGGACTGTGTCGCCGCCGCGACGTTTCCGTGAGGCTGGGGTGTCAACCTGACTAAACCGTAGCGCGTCTGACCCCGTAGGTCGGGGATGAGGCCCTCCGATCGGCGTTTACGTGCCGCCGCGACGGGCCGGTTCGGGGGTGTGCGGGTGTAGGCTTGCAACAGCTGGTAATCCCGGCAGTCCGGTCGAGTTCGATCTCCGCGTCGCGGTGTTCTCCCCCGAGTCTTCACACACGCCGACTTTCACGCCGGTGGCAACAGTCCAGTCGGGACGATCTTGAATGCTCCATCGTTAGTCAACCATCTGGTCGCACCCTTTGGGATGCAGGGATTCTCCTATCTGCCCAGCGTCGGAATCCTCAGCACCTACGTGCCGACGGCATGCGGCCTCGCGACGTTCAGCGCCGCTCTCGCAGGCGGCTTGGCGGCCAAGGGCATCAGCGTCAACGTGGTGCGCATCGCCGACGGGACCCCCTCGACCAGCGCGGATGTCGTCGGGGAGCTCGTCAACGGTTCGGCATCCTCGGTCGCGGCCGCGTCGGAATCACTCAACAGCAACGACATCGCCGTCATCCAGCACGAGTACGGCATCTACGGGGGCGCCGACGGCGACGAGGTCGTCGACATCATCAGGGGCCTGCGGGTCCCCGCGATCGTCGTCGTGCACACCGTGCTCAAAACGCCTACGCCCCACCAACGTTCGGTTCTGGAAGAGGTTCTCGCGCTGGCCGGATGCGCGGTCGTGATGTCCGAGGCGGCGCGGTCACTGTTGTGCGCCGGCTACGCCGTGGACCCGCAGAAGGTGATCATCATCCCGCACGGAGCGGCGCCGGCCGAGGACGTCGAGTGGAAGCCTGCGGTACGGCCGACAATCCTGACCTGGGGCCTCCTGGGCCCCGGTAAGGGTGTAGAGCGCGTCATCGACGTGATGGCTTCGCTGCAGGACCTTCCCGATCCACCGCGATACCTGATCGCCGGTCGCACCCACCCCAAAGTGCTCGCGGCCCAGGGTGAGGCCTATCGGGACGGCCTCGCCGCGCGGGCGGACCGCCTCGGTGTCGGCGACTCGGTGATCTTCGACGCGACCTACCGCAGCCCCCAGGCGCTGGCCGAGATGCTGCGCGACGCCGCCGTCGTCGTCCTGCCCTACGACTCGAAGGACCAGGTCACCTCGGGTGTGCTGATCGACTCCATCGCCAATGGGCGGCCCGTGGTCGCGACCGCCTTCCCCCATGCGGTGGAGGTGCTGGGCAACGGTGCGGGCACCGTCGTCGATCACGACGATCCCGAAGCGCTGACCGATGCGCTGCGACGGCTGATCACCGATCCGGACACTGCGGGCTCGATGGCGGCTGTGGCGCGCACGCTGGCTCCCTCGGTGGCCTGGCCGGTGGTGGCCGACGCGTACGCCGCACTGGCGCAGCGCCTCGTCGCCGAGAAGCTGGCAACCGCATGACGGGCGAGGTGCCGCGACCGGTATTCGCCCATCTGCTGCGTATGACGGACCATCGCGCCACGTTCGAGCACGCACTTCTCGCCGACCCGCGCCGCGAACACGGCTACTGCACCGACGACATGGCCCGCGTGCTGGTCGTCGCCGCCCGCGAACCCGAATCGACGGGGGAGGTCACCCGCCTGGCCACCCACGCGTTGCGCTTCCTGAACCGCGCGCAACGCGTCGACGGCACCTTCCGCAACAGGATGAGTGCCGACGGCCATTGGACCGACGCGCCGAGTACCGACGATCACTGGGGTCGCGCCATCTGGGGGCTGGGCACAGCCGCCGCCCACAGCGCGGTCGGAATGGTCCGTCGGCTGGCGGTGATCCAGTTCGAACGCGCCGCGGTGGCCCGCTCACCGCATTCTCGCGCAATGGCCTACGCCGCGATCGGGGCTGCCGAGATCCTCAGCGTGGACCCCGGCAATGTCGCAGCGCTCACACTGCTCGCCGACTACGCCGCTTCGGCACCGCGACCGGCCGGCGATGCCGAATGGTACTGGCCTGAAAGAAGACTCACCTACAACAACGCCGCACTGGCCGAGGCGATGATCGCCACCGGGGTTGCGCTGCACCACGGCGAACTTCGGCAGTGCGGACTGGACATGCTGCGTTGGCTGCTGCGCGTCGAGACCTCGAACGGTCACCTCTCGCCGACCCCCGTCGGAGGGCGCGGGCCCGGCGACGGCGCCCCCGGATTCGACCAGCAGCCGATCGAGGTGGCCAGCCTGGCCGAGGCGTGTGCCCGCGCCGCGGACACCGACCCGGACCCGATGTGGCCGGAGGCGGTGCTGGCCGCGGCGGCCTGGTTCCAGGGTGACAATGACCGCGGATCACCGATGTGGGATCCACAGACCGGTGGTGGCTTCGACGGCTTGCACCCCGACCGGGTGAACCTGAATCAGGGTGCGGAGTCCACCCTCGCGGTGATCGCCACGCTGCAACACGCGCGCACCTTCGCACAGGTCGCATCATGACCCTCGCCGGGGAACGGTTGGCGACCCGCAGCCCGCAGCGCGTCGCGGCCGATCCGAGCCGCGTGGTCACCCGGCTGTTCGTGCCGGGCCAGGAGGGTTTCGAGGCCCAGGATTCCCGGGCCGGGGCCGTGCTGTCCCGGATCCTGAGCCTGACCGACGACGAGGTGCGTGCGACCCTGCACGACGTGCTGTCCCGTTTCGACGGGCGCCACCGTGATCTGAAAGCGACGTTGCGCCGGCATGCCGGCGAGTTCGCCGACCGGCTCGACAAGGACTGTGAGCTCGATGAGTCGCGAATGCTGTTGGTGGGCGCGACATTCACCAACGAGTATGCGATCGAGGGTGCGGCGCTGTGCAATCCGAGCATGGTCGCCCATCCCGATCAGTCCGACGTCGCCGCTGGCAGCTTGCGGTTCGTGATGAGCGTGCGGGGGATCGGTGAGGGGCACCGCTCCACCATCGGATTTCGTAGCGGCGTGGTCGATTCGGCGGGTAACGCCACCGTCGACGAGGCTGCCCGGTTCGCCGGCACCGGGCGGATGAGGCCGACCATGCTCGAGGCCGCCGTCTTCCGCACGGAGCTGCGCGAGCAGGGCCGTGGCGGCGAGGCCGCCGACTACGTCTTCGACGCCCTCGGTGAATTGTTCACCTGGTCCGACCTCGACGAGCAGCTCGACAAGCTGCACGACCACCTGCGTACCCGGGGGCACGTCGAGGAGACGATCACTGTCATCCGCAGTATCGCCGCCCGCGCGTATGCCGTCGAATTCCCCTCAGACATAAATCTTTCCGAGTGTGTGCTGTGGCCGGCGATGGACGCCGAGCACGCCGGCATGGAGGACGCCCGCTTCGTTCGGTTCGTCGACGACGGTTCGGTCAGCTACCACGCCACGTACACGGCCTACAGCGGCTCGCATATCAGCCAGCAGCTGCTCACCACCACGGACTTCCGCACCTTCACGTCTGGACCGCTTGTCGGACGTGCCGCCGCGAACAAGGGGCTGGCGCTGTTTCCGCGCCGCATCAACGGTCGGTACGCGGCCATGTCCAGATCGGACCGCGAGACCAACACCGTCGCGTTCGCCGATCACCTGTCGGTGTGGCCGACGGCCTCGCCGTGTCAGGCGCCGGCCGAGGTGTGGGAGACGCTGCAACTCGGGAACTGCGGTCCGCCCATCGAAACCGGGGAGGGCTGGCTGGTGTTGACGCACGGGGTCGGGCCGATGCGCACGTACAGCATCGGCGCGATCCTGCTCGACCTCGACGATCCGACCCGGGTGATCGGCCGTCTGCGCAGACCGCTGCTGACTCCGGAGCCTCATGAGCGCAACGGGTACGTCCCGAATGTCGTGTACTCGTGCGGTGCGCTCGTCCACGCCGGCACGCTGGTGATCCCGATCGGGATC is drawn from Mycolicibacterium gilvum and contains these coding sequences:
- a CDS encoding DUF6307 family protein, producing the protein MASPQSFRTPYEKRVALVQDTIKDNSKLGDEDAGKLAVRVLHVLDAIPEKMR
- a CDS encoding GAF and ANTAR domain-containing protein, whose amino-acid sequence is MSITEQLLAAVDGRRGVDAADRLCEACVTLLDVDAAAISLVFDGANSGTLGSSSPRARDCDELQFVLGEGPCLESVQRRAPVLVTDLAEPAGRRWPLYGPAMLGKSIRSVSAMPVVVAGEYVGALDLFRVEPGALTTTQLSGAAAAAELAAVPVLDLLDSDLQAAIAEPDSDAWAELNALSRAEVSQATGMLVAQLDVEPAEALLRLRAHAYVTGNPASEVARDILERRLNLAVD
- a CDS encoding GAF and ANTAR domain-containing protein yields the protein MTEHERQTQVLDVVGSFVDRLLVDFDVVDLLTELTESCAELLDVAAAGFLLADAFGKLSLLAATTEQARDLEVLQLQAEQGPCLDCYATGEPISVADVHFAAARWPVFVPAAVDAGFSAVHAVPMRAAGDVLGTFGLFGVRPGELADGDRLIAQTLAHIACVAILQEQAPTPATIIPQLRNAFSSRVVVEQAKGFLREILDVSIDEAFKVLRGYSRAHGEHLTDVARRLMTDRYTRPVLVAAITEFAAGSQR
- a CDS encoding GAF and ANTAR domain-containing protein; protein product: MADFDAQPGRAPKVDLSASQREADEIDLYAGMSGVAGLVAGARTVEQLLADVAEFAGHAIPDVDGVSIALLQPGPAGPQIQMCAATDAFVADIDRIQYQELHEGPCITAMVTGRVSVSGSLGSDNRWPHFGGRVARMAVHSALSLPLIVDDDVIGAINAYARARDAFGDHAVELGSRFAVPAAVSVYNARLLAGARERTERLQRALGSRAVIDQAVGIIRSRSGGTAQEAFDRLKHLSQTDNVKLVEVAQHLVDEAVRRARARRGP
- a CDS encoding fatty acyl-AMP ligase is translated as MSQFTETMYANAHRSSKGLNTGEPHSPVRHTWEEVHQRARRIAGGLAAAGVGHGDAVAMLAGAPVEIAPAAQGVWMRGASVTMVHQPTPRTDLIRWADETTSVIDMISASAVVISDPFMAAAPLLSGMGMTVLSIADLLTAEPIDPVDTCDDDIALMQLTSGSTGSPKAVQITHANIVANADAMTAGCDFDIDTDVIVSWLPCFHDMGMTGYLTVPMYFGAELVKITPMDFLGDILLWPRLIHKYRGTMTAAPNFAYNLLARRLRRQATPGEFDLSSLRWALSGAEQVDPDDVEDLCAAGAPFGLRPEAVIPAYGMAETTVAVSFSECGGGMVVDEVDADLLAVLHRAVPAAKGHTRRLVALGRPLAGLEMRIVDEDGAALQPRGVGVIEVRGQSVTRGYTTAAGSIAAQDDRGWYDTGDIGYLTEDGDVVVCGRLKDVIIMAGRNIFPADIERAASRVEGVRPGCAVAVRLDAGRSRESFAVAVESKHFDDEVEVRRVERQVAHEVFAEVDVRPRNVVVLEPGTIPKTPSGKLRRAHALSLVS
- a CDS encoding glycosyltransferase, with translation MQGFSYLPSVGILSTYVPTACGLATFSAALAGGLAAKGISVNVVRIADGTPSTSADVVGELVNGSASSVAAASESLNSNDIAVIQHEYGIYGGADGDEVVDIIRGLRVPAIVVVHTVLKTPTPHQRSVLEEVLALAGCAVVMSEAARSLLCAGYAVDPQKVIIIPHGAAPAEDVEWKPAVRPTILTWGLLGPGKGVERVIDVMASLQDLPDPPRYLIAGRTHPKVLAAQGEAYRDGLAARADRLGVGDSVIFDATYRSPQALAEMLRDAAVVVLPYDSKDQVTSGVLIDSIANGRPVVATAFPHAVEVLGNGAGTVVDHDDPEALTDALRRLITDPDTAGSMAAVARTLAPSVAWPVVADAYAALAQRLVAEKLATA
- a CDS encoding glycosyltransferase, which produces MTGEVPRPVFAHLLRMTDHRATFEHALLADPRREHGYCTDDMARVLVVAAREPESTGEVTRLATHALRFLNRAQRVDGTFRNRMSADGHWTDAPSTDDHWGRAIWGLGTAAAHSAVGMVRRLAVIQFERAAVARSPHSRAMAYAAIGAAEILSVDPGNVAALTLLADYAASAPRPAGDAEWYWPERRLTYNNAALAEAMIATGVALHHGELRQCGLDMLRWLLRVETSNGHLSPTPVGGRGPGDGAPGFDQQPIEVASLAEACARAADTDPDPMWPEAVLAAAAWFQGDNDRGSPMWDPQTGGGFDGLHPDRVNLNQGAESTLAVIATLQHARTFAQVAS
- a CDS encoding glycoside hydrolase family 130 protein, which codes for MTLAGERLATRSPQRVAADPSRVVTRLFVPGQEGFEAQDSRAGAVLSRILSLTDDEVRATLHDVLSRFDGRHRDLKATLRRHAGEFADRLDKDCELDESRMLLVGATFTNEYAIEGAALCNPSMVAHPDQSDVAAGSLRFVMSVRGIGEGHRSTIGFRSGVVDSAGNATVDEAARFAGTGRMRPTMLEAAVFRTELREQGRGGEAADYVFDALGELFTWSDLDEQLDKLHDHLRTRGHVEETITVIRSIAARAYAVEFPSDINLSECVLWPAMDAEHAGMEDARFVRFVDDGSVSYHATYTAYSGSHISQQLLTTTDFRTFTSGPLVGRAAANKGLALFPRRINGRYAAMSRSDRETNTVAFADHLSVWPTASPCQAPAEVWETLQLGNCGPPIETGEGWLVLTHGVGPMRTYSIGAILLDLDDPTRVIGRLRRPLLTPEPHERNGYVPNVVYSCGALVHAGTLVIPIGICDSAIGVATVPLADLMGELGR